The Rosa rugosa unplaced genomic scaffold, drRosRugo1.1 SCAFFOLD_177, whole genome shotgun sequence nucleotide sequence TGtacatatgaaaaaaaaaatttaatatattaTACATGTCCATCACCATGAGCTTACCAGAACACTTCGATATAACATGCTTTGTGAAATAGGATCACAAGCATAAACTTGCAGACGACAGACATGTACTGACTAACAAAAGCCATATTCTTTCATATATGGCATTCAAGTTGAGTCAcaaatattctcaaaaaaaaaaaaaaaaagttaaaagagTCACAAAATCAATCTCACCTAAAGTAGCTTCCTGGAGATTAATCACCTTACAATTTGTGTAAGTAAATACATCAAAAAGAACATATGTATCAGATGGCAACAAATTCTTTTAAGTTACTGATTATAATACAACTTCTATACTCTTTTTGTCCTATAGAAGTTGCTACTTGCTAGGCAATGTCTCCCCTTCTGGGAGAATTTTTTTAATCAGCTTCAGCCACGCAGATACAGATACATCACTTTGGCCATATAAGCACTTGTTCTGGAATACTTCGATAAGAAATTCCAGCTTTTTCATTGCTCTGCAACCTGGATATAAGTCCTGATTGGCTTCTTCCAGCAACCGTTGAAAATGATGAACATAATCTGGCATAGGTTGGGGTGGACCATGGTTCTCATTCTCAGATGTGGGAGCATTGTTCTCATTCTCACACGGACCTTCTAGTCCATCTATGCTTGGGAAAAGATCATGTATCATGTCAGCCATGCCAGAATTAGTATCTTCTTCATAGGTCGTACACACAGGCTGTTGAACACCGAATGCTTCACCATGCCACACCCAAGGACCATCTATGTATGAATGGGCAATACCTTCAACCACCAAGTGGTCATAGACAGTATCCCCGTCATGCCACTCCCCATTTACACATGATCTGCAAGGACATTTGATGTTTCCATGAAAGGATGCAACTGCTAAGACGTGTGAGATCTAGCCTCGTAATCGTAACTTGTAATCTGCACTACCCCTCTTCAATCTTACCCAACTCTTGTCCATATTCTCTgacaaataagaagaagaacacTGTAACAAAGTTCAAACTAAAGTGCAAACCATAAGAAATCTACTTAGGGGCAAATGGCATATTTATGAGATACAGCAGCCTTACAGGTTTCAGGTAATCATATCATCCTCATTACTTAGATGCTACGCATAAAGAGGGAGTGGTAAGCTCTTGCTGATACAACTCGAACTCTGATTCAATGTTCTGGGTGGTTCAGGAATGGATCATTCACAAATACCTGAAATCCAAATTTATCATGACAGCAGTCACTAATTAAGACTGTACAATTTACCACCAAACTGGAAGTTGCAGGTACATAAGAAAAATTATACAATTTTAAGATTTATAAATTATGTAGCTTCACTCCTTGCATAAGACAGGTGGGGAGtttatatatgaataataacaaaGCTCTGGGTTGCTGAGACCTGAGGCTCTGCACAATTCATTGCTGTAAATGGGGGGAAGACCATTAGAAGGCTTTGATTACATTTAACTATAAATAGTTTGGGAAGACTAAGTTCATTTTTCAGATCGAAAAACATAACTCTGATACTATTGTAGATCATTTTATCTACAATTTGATCCTTCACGTAGTTGGTCATAATCCTCCAGTactaaatttaaatttaaattttcctcCAGTACTATTGAACATCATTATGAACTTATAACTACAGCTCTCAAATGTGCAATCTTACGTAAATAGCATCATACTTCGATAACCAAATAACGGGATCATTAGAAAAAGTTGGGAATCCATAAAAGTATTTAACAAGCCTGAAAAACCTACTGGACAACTCAGTTGGCTAAAAGATTTCGatatatgtgtgtatgtatatatatacttggcCAGAAGATTATTGCAATACCAATTAGAGCTGCTCCAGACGACAAGAGTTGAATTGAATCCCTTGGATTACCAATTTGAACTTCTACATGTCAGGTTGGTATTGAGATCGGCTATTGAAGAAGTCGGACGACATTAAAAGCCCAGTTTGAAACAGAGAAAGGAAAAGGtattgtgttttgttttttctttttttgttggcTGAAAGGAGAAGATATAAAGTgcacaaatatatatacatcaatTTGACCCATGCTTACTGACCCATGCTTTTTTATGCTTTGATTGACCCATTCTTTCAAGAAAGAGAGTGTATGTTAGAAACATCAGCATTTTCATTATTTATTTAGGTGTGATATATGGGCCACTGACTATTGGTGTCAAGCCCAATCGTTAACACCGTTTGTGTTGAATGGTGTATCACTATTTCTAAAACAAACCATTGTCTAATAGTGTCTATTATTGGTGCCCTAAGGCCCAATTTGTAGTAGTGTATATATCTTGCTATGTGCCGCAGAAAGAGTTTGATAGGTGAAGGTTTTCCATTTGCATGTTATCCGGCCATATTGCTGAATGGTGGTTGTGAATGATTTTATGAAATCTTCTATTACGTtattccaaaaaaataaaaaatataccaTTAGATTTTGGGAGTACGAAGCATGGAGTCCAATAATCAACGGCTGCAGAGACATGCAATAGGAGATTGCAAAACCTAACAGCTAGCATGCATGTTGGAATGAGAATAATGTCGGTGTCTTCTTACACTTCCAACTCGTTCTTTTTAGGATCGATCTGGGCGAGAATGATcgaaatcaaacaaacaaaacagatGGTTCACCGCATCTTATGGATGAAGGAGCAAGCCTATATACCCCCTAGAGTAGGGTAGGTAAAATTAAGAACCAAGGGACCAAGCCATACCCTATAGGGGAAATGGAACCACTTAATATCATCAACGAATAAATGACagaaaaggatttttttttattttttttttttttataactttgtcaaggggaacccaaaggcttcctaagcCCAAGAtaaaaccccttcggcgcatgtgaaatgctccaactgtgcattgcagcacagtgcctggccactttgacagcttcggggttcgaacctaggttggggagcacacccaactaggcaagaaccactaggccacttgcagtggttagaaaatgatatttttaattttctacAACATTGGTGGCGGAGGAAGTAATAAATAACAAGTTGCAACCACCTCTGTCCCGCAGCCCCTAATCCCCTATATAAGACTAGCACAATAATAAAGGCAAAGGATATCATGCGTGAGAATTATGCTTATTCGGTTAATCGTGATTTTGTGGGAGCAAAGGCAGCTGAGTTCCTCAACCACCAATTgacaaacaaaataaataatgaGTTGCAACCATCGTTTCCATCACCCCTATATAAAACTAACACACACATGCACTAACCTGCAACATTCTCATCACGTAGTGTGTTATATCTTGTATTCTCATACGCACAGAAGATAAAAGACACAGAATCAAGCAGATCAAGCTGAAAATGCTTGATTGGGACCATTGGCTGGTGAAATGGCGAGTGGAGTTTTGGGGGAGGGAGTGGAACTTCGTGGACATAGGCACTTTCACTAGCCTCGTCTTCTTGcacttcctttctctttttgcgCCGTTTTACTTCACCTGGACTGCGTTTTGGCTGGCCATTGCGCTCTACTTTGTCTCAGGTGTCGGTGTAACCCTTTCGTTCCATAGGAATCTCTCCCACAGAAGCTTTAAGCTTCCCAGATGGCTCGAGTACTTCTTTGCCTATTGTGGGGTTTTATCACTTCAGGTTTGTGTCTGAAATTTATCTAATCACTCTAAAAAAGATAAATGAGATGATGAGTTTTAACTTCTATATTTTGTTCTTCGATCGGTAACATGTTTTCGGTTTGCAGAGAAGTCCCCTTGATTGGGTGAGCGTACACAGATCCCACCATCAGTTGACAGACACAGTGAAAGACCCTCATAGCCCAGTTAGAGGATTCTGGTTTAGTCATGTTGGTTGGACAATCGATTACCGTGGTCGAAACGGAAATGTAAATAttatctccctctctccctctggtggagtCTGAATCCTAGCTATAGCCCTCTTCTCTACTAATCTCTATGGTGTTAGATAATTTACATACAATTTAAATATGCTATATATAAGCAGAAAATTAACAGCAAAAAGATTGATTAGTAGAAATTATGGAATCCTGGAACCAAAATATATATGCCAATAATGGACAACTGAAGAATATATGTGTTGAGCTTACAAATTCTAATTTCTTTTTGCAGTATGAACCACGACTAAAGAATGTTGGAGATTTGAAAAGACAACCATACTATATGTTTCTCCATGTATAGTGggaagaaatctgctgtccctaaTACCCTATGCCAAacctgtccccatgcattcattggtccataaagattaagaaaatattttcttaatcttttgttccatattttattctttgtggaccaatgaatgcatggggactggtttggcacagtatttttggggacagcagatttcatcccatTATACATACCCTCTTCATTATATAGCTCTCGGAGTTCTATTGTATTTTCTGGGAGGAATGCCCTTTCTGGTTTGGGGAATGGTAAAACGCACAATTGCGCCTATATATTGTCCTTCTTGTTAGTACTGAATTTAATTTGCTACTGTCACCAAAagattcttttttattaattcGAAACAATAACCTCCAaactattttaatttattttcccaCCCTAACTAGTAGCTCCTGGCACTTGCCACCAGCAAAAAAATTCTTGATGGTTAATTTCTGCCTTCGAATGATCGATGGATAAAGTAAATCACTGTTTGTTTTCTGTGTACTATCAAATTTCCCTTTCACATATTAATTAACTTGctctagtttctttcttttgacgGTGCTTTTTCTCCATGCTACATTTGGAATAAATTCAATTTGTCATACATGGGGACAGCAAATATGGGAAACCGGTGATTTATCTAGAAACAATTGGTAAGATTTTGTGGGAGAATATATAGAAGGCATAAATGTCAAAACATCTCTTAAATTTGGTTATAATTGTCAATTTACACCCCGAATTTGCAATATGTGAATTAACCTTTTGAACTTGgcaaaaattatcaatttacacCCATCCGTTAATTCTGACATTTCCATCCAAATATGAGGGATGTGCCCTACATATAAGCGCTAATATGGTCATTCATTATTTTAAGTTTAGTTAATAGCAAATATACATTAAAAAattgggtggttctagttagacctccccatttgctatttagacctcttataatttttgaaaaattttatttcctattttacccactaaaaaataagaagaagagaaaaaaatttcCTATTCATCACAAACCTAGCTATTTGATCTTCCTCACAATGAGACCTTAAAAAACAACAAGAATTGGTCTTTGGGCATGGATCCGGGAAGCCAAACCTCCCTTTTGAGCAGCAAAATGAGCAAAGAATTCATCAAATCATGGCTTCATATTCCATATTATCTTCTTGCGCGTAACAAATTCTCTATTTCATTTCAATTTAGAAAAGATCATCACATCATCATCAAAACTGCACCTCCCTCCAAAAAGGTTCAATCTTTGCCTCATTAAATATTATTGATGCatcaaaaaaccaaaataaagatcaaTTCTTTGTGCAAAGCAATCCAATTTTGGTACCTCTCGATTTCTCAGACCCAGGAAGTACAGAGCTCACTAAACCCAATTCAATATCATGTTTTTCTCTGATTATCGTTTCAacttatataaaattataaatatggATTTGGCAAGCCTTCAATTTGAACCTTAACCCAACCACATATATAGAGCTTGGgtggaaaaagaatgaaaaataaaacttgTTGATCAATCTCCATGGCCTTATATTAAAAGAATAGAGAACCTTAGGTGggttaaacaaatgaaagaaagAGGATTTGACTCTGTTGAGGAGAACACATTATTAAAAAAAGTGGcagtttttattaatttttttttaatttatagaaggggtaaaataggaaaaaagaatttacaaaaattagaagaggtccaaatagcaaattgagAGGTCTGAATAGAATCTCCCTAAAAAATTAGTATGGAGATTTATGGTCTTCCACCTATTATTATCTCACACTTtgcctttttttgtttttttgcaaTAAAATTGCATTATATTATCTTAATAAAATAGTTATATCAAAAATTAGCACTTTATAAGATTGAGCTTGTTACTCACAATTATTGGAAATTATCCCCACTCCATTTTTAATTAAATTAGTGGCTTCTTGCTGAATGACAACATCAATTCGataattttttacttttatttttattgatgtaatttaaataaaataaaataaaataaaatcgaAGGCCATAAATCTCAAC carries:
- the LOC133724172 gene encoding palmitoyl-monogalactosyldiacylglycerol delta-7 desaturase, chloroplastic-like; the protein is MLDWDHWLVKWRVEFWGREWNFVDIGTFTSLVFLHFLSLFAPFYFTWTAFWLAIALYFVSGVGVTLSFHRNLSHRSFKLPRWLEYFFAYCGVLSLQRSPLDWVSVHRSHHQLTDTVKDPHSPVRGFWFSHVGWTIDYRGRNGNYEPRLKNVGDLKRQPYYMFLHYTYPLHYIALGVLLYFLGGMPFLVWGM